One genomic segment of Fundulus heteroclitus isolate FHET01 unplaced genomic scaffold, MU-UCD_Fhet_4.1 scaffold_390, whole genome shotgun sequence includes these proteins:
- the LOC118560152 gene encoding E3 ubiquitin/ISG15 ligase TRIM25-like, whose translation MEQNQLDRETFSCSICLDLLKDPVTIPCGHSYCMKCIKNFWDEEDHKGIHSCPQCRKTFLPRPELSKNTMLAALVEQLKKTGLQAAPADLCYAGPEDVACDFCSGRKLKAIKSCLVCLASFCEKHLQPHYDSAAFKKHKLVEPSKNLQENICSRHDEVMKMFCRTDQKCICLICLMDEHKGHDTVSAAAERTERQRELEVRRENIQQRIQDREKDVKLLQQELEAIKHSADKTVEDSEKIFTQLIRLIQKRSSDVKQQIRSQQETEGSRVKELQEKLEQEITELKRKDAELKQLSDTEDHNQFLHNYPSLSALSESTHSSSIKIRPLSYFEDVTAAVSELRDQLQDILRDAWTNISLRLTEVDVLLSEPESRAGFLRYSCEITLDPNTANNNLLLSEGNRKVTFMNQPQSYSSHPDRFTGCFQVLSRESLTGRCYWEVERRGIVYVAVAYNNIHRAGRWKKCGFGQNDKSWALYCSQNGYEFGHNNILTYISGPGSSRVGVYLDHRAGILSFYSVSETMTLLHRVQTTFTQPLHAGVNVWWGRGSAEFCKLK comes from the coding sequence atggagcagaaccagctggaccgagaaaccttctcctgttcgatctgtctggatctactgaaggatccggtgactattccctgtggacacagctactgtatgaagtgtattaaaaacttctgggatgaagaggatcacaaaggaatccacagctgccctcagtgcaggaAAACTTTTCTACCGAGGCCTGAGCTGAGtaaaaacaccatgttagcagctttagtggagcagctgaagaagactggactccaagctgctcctgctgatctctgctatgctggacctgaagatgtggcctgtgatttctgctctggaagaaaactgaaagccatcaagtcctgtttagtctgtctggcatctttctgtgagaaacaccttcagcctcattatgatTCAGCTGCATTcaagaaacacaagctggtggagccctccaagaacctccaggagaacatctgctctcgtcatgatgaggtgatgaagatgttctgtcgtactgatcagaagtgtatctgtcttatctgtttaatggatgaacataaaggccacgacacagtgtcagctgcagcagaaaggactgagaggcagagagagctggaggtgagacgagaaaacatccagcagagaatccaggacagagagaaagatgtgaagctgcttcaacaggagctggaggccatcaagcactctgctgataaaacagtggaggacagtgagaagatcttcactcagctgatccgtctcatccagaaaagaagctctgatgtgaagcagcagatcagatcccagcaggaaactgaagggagtcgagtcaaagagcttcaggagaagctggagcaggagatcactgagctgaagaggaaagacgctgagctgaagcagctctcagacacagaggatcacaaccagtttctccacaactacccctcactgtcagcactcagtgagtctacacactcatccagcatcaagatccgtcctctgagctactttgaggatgtgacagcagctgtgtcagagctcagagatcaactacaggacatcttgagagacgcatggacaaacatctcactgagactcactgaggtggatgttttactgtcagaaccagagagcagagctggattcttgagatattcatgtgaaatcacactggatccaaacacagcaaacaataatctgttactatcagaggggaacaggaaggtgacatttATGAATCAACCTCAGTCTTATTctagtcatccagacagattcactgGTTGTTTTCAGGTTctgagtagagagagtctgactggacgttgttactgggaggtggagaggagaggtATAGTTTATGTAGCAGTTGCGTACAACAATATTCATAGAGCGGGAAGATGGAAGAAATGTGGATTTGGACAGAATGACAAATCTTGGGCATTATATTGTTCCCAAAACGGTTACGAATTTGGTCACAACAACATCTTGACCTACATCTCaggtcctggttcctccagagtaggagtgtacctggatcacagagcaggtattctttccttctacagcgtctctgaaaccatgactctcctccacagagtccagaccaccttcACTCAGCCGCTACATGCTGGAGTTAATGTTTGGTGGGGCCGAGGTTCCGCTGAGTTCTGTAAACTCAAGTAA